The Rhopalosiphum padi isolate XX-2018 unplaced genomic scaffold, ASM2088224v1 scaffold1, whole genome shotgun sequence genome has a window encoding:
- the LOC132931417 gene encoding uncharacterized protein LOC132931417, with protein MDDQIGWIIVEFVDDESVEVVPNCWLKNNSCAWPKASKQAKKYVQKRIKPNMNDFIFYKSRQIGHKVYSSYNEAKIKLPLAMHKSDLSSADDIIDGMTKRKRKFPYYRGQSLSPATTIKSKKLEKVNNSKQIKMSSNSCPPRYHDVSQSVNLNEETNIFEPSDDSNDVSYDSDKDPLWKIDKSQSKSVIDGINCITPEKHASSLVNKPIDDIEHIISSPVGTWTVEKNEDTQLLYKTSSDRNSIKVKKILFCDQNIENTGSSGITANILKLPQDTTILQNQPNISNDFQRFITNTLVNMKYDIGSILSIVQSNSININTLMANKNTSAKNITNLDNIFPIKNHDELESLEIKIKTDENFKNTLVTQLSVLIDVNDLGNSVRRIVSRMLSDVLLSNYSLHGFKSKLCFSGLNTYRVIIDAIRVNVKYSVVPEKEIDNSLGIWLSHAPFRIKKVSQKQEKLSRSLL; from the exons atggaTGATCAAATAGGATGGATTATTGTTGAGTTTGTTGATGATGAAAGTGTTGAAGTGGTACCAAACTgttggttaaaaaataattcttgcgCTTGGCCTAAAGCTTCTAAACAAGCGAAAAAATATGTCCAAAAAAGAATTAAGCCAAATatgaatgattttatattttacaaatccaGACAAATTGGACATAAAGTTTATA GTTCATATAAtgaagcaaaaataaaattgccatTGGCAATGCATAAATCAGACTTATCAAGTGCTGATGACATTATTGATGGTATGACAAAAAGAAAAAGGAAATTTCCTTATTATAGAGGTCAAAGTTTGTCTCCTGCCAcaactataaaatcaaaaaaacttgaaaaagttaataattcaaaacaaataaaaatgtcttctaATAGCTGTCCCCCTCGTTATCACG atgtttcTCAGTCAGTTAATTTAAACGaggaaacaaatatttttgaaccttCTGATGATTCAAATGATGTGTCTTATGACTCGGACAAAGATCCTCTTTGGAAAATCGATAAAAgccaaa gcaaATCTGTTATTGAtggtattaattgtataacacCTGAAAAACATGCCTCTTCATTAGTTAATAAACCCATTGATGATATAGAACATATAATTTCATCTCCTGTTGGGACTTGGACGGTTGAAAAAAATGAggatacacaattattatataaaacaagttCTGATCGAAATAgtatcaaagttaaaaaaatattattttgtgatcaaaatattgaaaacacag gatCATCTGGTATTAcagctaatattttaaaactgccaCAAGATACtacaattttacaaaaccaGCCAAATATATCTAATG ATTTTCAACGGTTTATTACTAACACTTtggtaaatatgaaatatgacaTTGGCAGCATTTTAAGTATTGTACAATCaaacagtattaatattaatacattgatggctaataaaaatacatcagcCAAAAATATCACAAATCTTGACAACATATTTCCTATTAAAAATCATGATGAATTAGAGTcattggaaataaaaattaagactgatgaaaactttaaaaatacattg GTTACTCAATTATCAGTGTTAATAGATGTTAATGATCTTGGAAATAGTGTTCGAAGAATTGTTTCAAGAATGTTAAGTGATGTTTTGCTATCTAATTATTCGTTACATGGATTTAAGTCTAAGCTATGTTTTTCAGGCTTAAATACCTATCGtgttattatag atGCTATACGAGTTAACGTCAAGTACAGTGTTGTTCCTGAAAAAGAAATAGATAACTCATTAGGAATTTGGCTATCCCATGCTCCATTCCGCATTAAAAAAGTATCCCAAAAACAAGAAAAACTCTCAAGAAGCCTTTTatga